A single Leptospira biflexa serovar Patoc strain 'Patoc 1 (Paris)' DNA region contains:
- a CDS encoding PaaI family thioesterase has product MNSPIENPSRHGYEIHHDTCFGCGKENPLGLVADFTFHDETGEVNFTYNFKKLYNGAPGFVHGGILSTMLDEAMGGLCFHLGYIVMTDTMSFKFHKATPVETELLIRAWPIKKAKRKVLLECELTSLNGEILYVKGEGAFHILPPRFFSEKLTGGKIAIANELLSVNKLKRAHLFDRIET; this is encoded by the coding sequence ATGAATTCACCCATCGAAAATCCATCTAGACATGGATATGAAATTCACCATGACACTTGTTTTGGATGTGGAAAAGAAAATCCACTTGGACTTGTAGCAGATTTTACATTCCACGACGAAACAGGTGAAGTCAATTTTACTTACAACTTTAAAAAATTATATAATGGCGCACCGGGTTTTGTTCACGGTGGGATATTATCAACCATGTTAGACGAGGCGATGGGAGGACTCTGTTTTCACTTAGGTTACATCGTAATGACTGATACAATGAGTTTCAAATTCCACAAAGCGACCCCAGTTGAAACAGAATTATTAATCCGTGCATGGCCTATCAAAAAGGCAAAACGTAAAGTTTTATTGGAATGTGAACTCACATCCTTAAATGGAGAAATTTTATATGTAAAGGGGGAGGGTGCATTTCATATCCTACCTCCACGATTTTTCTCAGAAAAATTGACAGGTGGCAAAATAGCGATTGCGAACGAATTATTATCTGTTAATAAATTGAAACGAGCACATCTCTTTGACAGGATAGAAACATGA
- the batA gene encoding VWA domain-containing protein BatA, with product MDQFQRPYLLLLMFPILMLYFYQWKQNPYGPIFFIKSDRFQKLNSTLGIQFRRILYSFTEFLVYLSMVFLVVAAAGPGSKYKLSPDSTKGVDIMIALDISGSMVNSYDFLPRNRLSVSKDLLREFVKKRLYDRIGIVVFAGAAYLQSPLSSDRFALDELIAGTSSEDIEEQGTAVGDALVLSSYRLKNSEAKSKVIILLTDGVSNTGKLDPDTAAYTTKTMGIKVYCIGIGKEEGQYEINYESLQKISSNTNGKFFRAESPEVLESVLNEIDQLEVVELPSKPLEIQETQFPVFVFFTFISLILYLLLKIYPLKEKI from the coding sequence ATGGACCAGTTCCAAAGGCCTTACCTTTTACTTTTGATGTTCCCGATTTTGATGCTATACTTTTATCAATGGAAACAAAACCCATATGGACCAATCTTCTTTATCAAATCCGATCGATTCCAAAAATTAAATTCCACTCTCGGGATCCAATTTCGTAGAATCCTATATTCGTTCACTGAGTTTCTTGTTTATCTATCTATGGTGTTTTTAGTGGTTGCAGCTGCTGGTCCTGGCTCAAAATACAAACTAAGCCCTGACAGTACAAAGGGAGTCGATATCATGATTGCCCTTGATATCTCAGGTTCAATGGTAAACTCTTATGATTTTTTACCGAGGAATCGACTTTCAGTTTCAAAAGATCTGTTAAGAGAATTTGTTAAAAAAAGACTATATGATCGAATCGGTATTGTCGTTTTTGCAGGAGCCGCATACTTACAATCCCCACTTTCAAGTGACCGTTTTGCCTTGGATGAACTGATAGCCGGTACATCCAGTGAAGACATAGAAGAACAAGGCACTGCTGTCGGCGATGCACTCGTCCTATCATCCTACAGGTTAAAAAACTCGGAAGCCAAATCAAAAGTCATCATTCTTTTGACGGATGGAGTCTCAAACACTGGTAAACTTGATCCTGATACGGCAGCGTATACGACAAAAACAATGGGTATTAAAGTATACTGTATTGGTATCGGGAAGGAAGAAGGACAATATGAAATCAATTACGAGTCGTTACAAAAAATTTCGAGCAATACAAACGGAAAGTTTTTTAGAGCTGAGTCTCCAGAAGTTTTAGAGTCTGTATTAAATGAAATTGATCAACTTGAGGTGGTTGAGTTACCATCTAAACCTCTTGAAATCCAAGAAACTCAGTTCCCAGTTTTTGTATTTTTTACATTCATCTCTTTGATTTTATATTTGTTACTAAAAATTTATCCTTTAAAAGAGAAAATCTAA
- a CDS encoding alpha/beta fold hydrolase, producing the protein MIMLPISIRTKFHSIEGLEWGNPQGTPILCFHGWLDNANSFAPLANFFPEYRFISIDFPGHGKSSHKPENSVYYFTEYALEIVSITQALGLENFILMAHSMGAAISTLVAGTNLLKLKQLILIEALGPLTNVSQSAPDIMTEAIKQILHPRGKKETYFPDMESAVTIRLKAGDMNEESASILMDRGIEKTPRGLKPRRDIRLHFNSFFRYTEEQVISFCERIDCPTLLLLGDKSNFPIANAFPGRKSAVKNLTEVILSGGHHLHMDHPEKVAHVIRQFLNDHNIKET; encoded by the coding sequence ATGATAATGTTGCCGATTTCGATTCGCACTAAATTCCACTCAATCGAGGGATTGGAGTGGGGGAATCCGCAAGGAACTCCGATTTTATGTTTCCACGGATGGCTTGATAACGCGAACAGTTTCGCTCCACTTGCAAATTTTTTCCCAGAATATAGATTTATCTCAATCGATTTTCCAGGCCATGGTAAATCCAGCCATAAACCTGAAAACTCAGTTTATTACTTTACTGAATATGCCCTCGAAATCGTATCCATAACACAGGCATTAGGTTTGGAAAATTTTATACTTATGGCACATTCCATGGGAGCCGCTATATCTACGTTAGTTGCCGGTACAAATTTATTAAAACTTAAACAATTGATTCTAATCGAAGCTCTTGGTCCTTTAACAAACGTTTCGCAATCTGCACCTGATATCATGACAGAAGCAATCAAACAAATTCTACACCCAAGAGGGAAAAAAGAAACCTATTTCCCCGATATGGAATCTGCAGTTACTATCAGACTAAAAGCAGGAGACATGAATGAAGAATCTGCATCAATACTCATGGATAGAGGGATTGAAAAAACACCACGAGGGTTAAAACCAAGAAGAGATATTAGACTCCACTTTAATTCTTTTTTCCGATACACAGAGGAACAAGTGATTTCCTTTTGTGAGCGAATAGATTGCCCAACATTACTATTATTAGGCGACAAATCAAATTTCCCAATTGCAAATGCTTTCCCCGGTAGAAAATCTGCTGTCAAAAATTTAACCGAAGTGATTCTTAGTGGTGGTCATCACTTACACATGGATCACCCAGAGAAAGTAGCGCATGTCATCCGCCAATTTTTGAATGATCATAACATAAAGGAAACTTAA
- a CDS encoding AAA family ATPase: protein MDKEQIKEISDQIKLIRSELAESISGMDDVIHSLFVGLVANGHILLEGMPGLAKTLLAKNLASIIDAKFSRVQFTPDLLPADLIGTNIFNPKNSTFEIRKGPIFTNVLLADEINRAPAKVQSALLQCMEERQVSIADQTFDLPPPFFVIATQNPIDQEGTYPLPEAQLDRFLFKVNVGYPKFDDEVAILHQHGNVNFEKKNPNKTLKPKEIQKISEISNHVFVDPKLYSYIVHLTRNTRPESISDNDLKNYLSHGVSPRASIALLKVSRINALLEGRTFVIPEDIQRYFPEIVKHRLHLTIDAISEDISTNSIIKRILTITEVP from the coding sequence ATAGATAAAGAACAAATCAAAGAAATTTCCGATCAAATCAAATTGATTCGGTCGGAATTAGCAGAATCCATCTCGGGAATGGATGATGTCATCCATTCCCTGTTTGTGGGACTAGTTGCAAACGGTCACATATTATTAGAAGGTATGCCAGGACTTGCAAAAACTTTACTAGCAAAAAACCTAGCCTCCATCATTGACGCTAAATTTTCAAGAGTACAATTCACCCCAGATCTATTACCTGCTGATTTGATTGGAACGAATATTTTTAATCCAAAAAATTCAACATTTGAAATAAGAAAAGGGCCAATATTCACTAACGTTCTGTTAGCTGACGAAATCAACCGCGCACCTGCAAAAGTACAATCAGCACTTTTACAATGTATGGAAGAAAGACAAGTCTCCATTGCTGACCAAACCTTCGACCTTCCACCACCTTTTTTTGTCATTGCCACTCAAAACCCAATCGACCAAGAAGGCACATATCCACTCCCAGAAGCACAATTAGATCGATTTTTATTTAAAGTGAACGTAGGTTATCCAAAATTTGATGATGAGGTAGCAATCTTACACCAACACGGAAATGTAAATTTCGAAAAGAAAAACCCCAACAAAACATTAAAACCAAAAGAGATTCAAAAAATTTCTGAAATTTCAAACCATGTATTCGTAGATCCGAAATTATATTCCTATATAGTCCATTTAACAAGGAATACTCGACCGGAATCAATCTCTGATAATGATTTAAAAAATTATCTATCTCACGGAGTGAGCCCTAGAGCAAGCATCGCCTTGTTAAAAGTGAGTCGCATCAATGCTCTTTTAGAAGGAAGGACATTTGTGATCCCAGAAGATATTCAACGATATTTTCCAGAAATCGTCAAACATAGACTTCATCTTACGATTGATGCCATCAGTGAGGATATCAGCACCAATTCCATTATCAAAAGGATTCTAACAATAACGGAAGTTCCATAA
- a CDS encoding M48 family metallopeptidase, with amino-acid sequence MNQIEVERKITKGRNISLTVYQNGRVVLKHPARIPKSQLENFLAEKQDWILTKLKKIPNDIPKTLKFEEGESIHIFGSMYQIYLNDKNTFFDSKNGFNIRNEKTESLKIKKSKQYLKAMLLEIIEPIMVKFESNLKTKVKKISIRTMRSLWGSCNSKNELSINLSLVHCPISIIEYIILHEIAHTIEHNHSRKFWEIVKSQNPNYKISEKWLKETGKKYIYYLN; translated from the coding sequence ATGAATCAAATTGAAGTAGAAAGGAAAATCACTAAAGGAAGAAACATCTCGTTAACCGTTTACCAAAATGGGAGAGTGGTATTAAAACATCCTGCTAGAATTCCTAAGTCACAATTAGAAAATTTTTTAGCCGAAAAACAAGATTGGATACTAACCAAACTTAAAAAAATTCCCAATGATATTCCAAAAACCTTAAAATTTGAAGAGGGAGAGTCTATTCACATCTTTGGGAGTATGTATCAAATATATTTAAACGACAAAAATACTTTTTTTGACTCTAAAAATGGATTCAATATTCGAAATGAAAAAACAGAATCCTTAAAAATAAAAAAATCAAAACAGTATCTCAAGGCAATGTTACTTGAAATAATTGAACCAATCATGGTAAAATTTGAATCAAATCTAAAAACTAAAGTCAAAAAAATCTCCATCCGAACCATGAGATCTTTATGGGGAAGTTGTAATTCCAAAAATGAATTATCGATTAATTTAAGTTTAGTCCACTGTCCTATCTCCATAATTGAATACATTATTCTGCATGAAATTGCTCACACAATTGAACATAACCATTCTCGAAAATTTTGGGAAATTGTAAAATCGCAAAACCCAAACTATAAAATTTCAGAAAAATGGCTAAAAGAAACTGGCAAAAAGTATATTTACTATTTAAATTAA
- a CDS encoding DUF58 domain-containing protein, with protein sequence MLDPELKRLLQVLQWESKKKFVSNRRGSLFTSDRGRGLDFKEVRNYQFGDDIRYIDWNVTSRTGELHTKEFYEEKDANIIIFIDQSVSMDGKKALTTFQLALFLSLFHIKIGNRIFLVSFSDQNISSNRWLKTETEVLTYFDSISRLKPGKQTNYSNAFQYAFKIHPKYAVSYWISDFNQLSEWIKNAPIPKVWEQFGVCIQDPIDELKFPFWLKWFQPISQENVEFRNLNSTYKKDLTAAKSIFGNKWIQIDPNQKLHNQILPLFKVKHSA encoded by the coding sequence ATGCTTGATCCCGAGTTAAAAAGGTTACTCCAAGTTTTGCAATGGGAATCAAAAAAAAAATTTGTATCGAACAGAAGAGGATCTCTATTTACTTCTGATCGCGGGCGAGGGCTTGATTTCAAAGAAGTCAGGAATTATCAATTTGGCGATGACATTCGTTATATTGATTGGAACGTAACCTCGAGAACAGGCGAACTCCATACGAAAGAATTTTATGAGGAAAAAGATGCAAATATCATCATCTTTATTGATCAAAGTGTTTCTATGGATGGTAAAAAAGCATTAACAACATTTCAATTGGCTCTATTTTTATCTCTATTCCATATCAAAATTGGCAATCGTATTTTTTTAGTAAGTTTCTCTGATCAAAACATTTCATCAAATCGTTGGCTAAAAACCGAAACGGAAGTTCTCACTTATTTTGATTCGATCAGTAGACTTAAACCTGGCAAACAGACCAATTACTCAAATGCATTCCAATATGCTTTTAAAATTCATCCCAAATATGCTGTTTCTTATTGGATTAGTGATTTTAACCAACTTTCAGAATGGATCAAAAATGCACCTATACCAAAAGTTTGGGAACAATTTGGTGTCTGCATCCAAGATCCTATAGATGAATTAAAATTTCCCTTTTGGTTAAAATGGTTTCAACCAATCTCGCAAGAAAATGTTGAATTTAGAAATTTGAATTCGACATACAAAAAAGACCTAACAGCTGCAAAGTCTATTTTTGGGAATAAATGGATTCAGATAGATCCAAATCAAAAACTTCACAACCAAATTCTACCTTTATTCAAGGTAAAACACAGTGCATAA
- a CDS encoding LIC20035 family adhesin, with translation MNSKFYILMITILMIQCSGASIKDGSGDQEFELKFTKGKWIRTERFKNSGGIRAVGEVKAECGGAKCSEDQVSKFAPPKIKSLPKHGIWEEYIQFEQPGSTAENPKFKSTLDQVGEYIDGKKTGIWKKPDPENPQRHIAETPWIDGKKEGIAKTFDKQGNVTSETTYVDDKKNGPYYRKNNKGEWIEKGGFKDNEEDGDWTYHFVGADGNGIKTKVSYSNGLKNGIEINYYKDGAIESQGNYSADVRNGLWKMFGNKGNILAEGNYSKKENSENLDIKYERTGTWKEYYPDGKLFGTGTRKHTRTGEWKFFYKNGQVAYHGNMANESMLESAKVYDQTGKILGEGKLFFSLVKIDEELQDLKLNYKPSIPFTYFYPSGKKRMVIRSTEDATEYSEDGRELGKGPVEPQGRKMGCWTIGGKTEYYMIDKPMPKMTASQCK, from the coding sequence ATGAATTCAAAATTTTATATTTTAATGATCACAATATTGATGATCCAATGTTCTGGTGCATCAATAAAAGATGGATCAGGTGACCAAGAATTTGAACTAAAATTCACAAAAGGTAAATGGATCCGAACAGAGCGATTTAAAAATTCAGGCGGGATTCGAGCGGTAGGAGAAGTGAAAGCGGAATGTGGAGGAGCAAAATGTTCAGAAGACCAAGTTTCAAAATTTGCGCCTCCAAAAATCAAATCTCTACCGAAACATGGAATTTGGGAAGAATATATCCAATTCGAGCAACCTGGATCCACTGCCGAAAATCCAAAGTTTAAATCCACACTTGACCAAGTTGGCGAATACATAGATGGAAAAAAAACAGGAATATGGAAAAAACCAGATCCTGAAAATCCACAAAGACACATTGCGGAAACTCCATGGATCGACGGAAAAAAAGAAGGAATCGCTAAAACTTTCGACAAACAAGGGAATGTAACATCTGAAACTACCTATGTCGATGACAAAAAAAATGGCCCTTATTATCGTAAAAATAACAAAGGGGAATGGATCGAAAAAGGTGGCTTCAAAGATAACGAAGAAGATGGTGATTGGACTTACCATTTTGTTGGTGCTGATGGGAACGGAATCAAAACAAAAGTTTCCTATTCAAATGGATTAAAGAACGGAATCGAAATCAATTATTACAAAGACGGAGCCATTGAATCGCAAGGAAATTATTCTGCCGATGTACGTAATGGTCTTTGGAAGATGTTTGGAAATAAGGGAAATATATTAGCAGAAGGAAATTATTCCAAAAAAGAAAATTCTGAAAACTTAGACATCAAATACGAAAGGACCGGTACTTGGAAGGAATACTATCCCGATGGGAAACTTTTTGGTACTGGAACAAGAAAACATACTCGAACTGGAGAATGGAAATTCTTTTATAAAAACGGACAAGTTGCCTATCATGGAAACATGGCCAATGAGAGTATGTTGGAGTCTGCAAAAGTCTATGACCAAACAGGTAAAATTTTAGGAGAAGGTAAATTGTTTTTCTCTCTCGTAAAAATTGATGAAGAGTTACAAGACTTAAAATTAAATTATAAACCGAGTATCCCATTCACTTATTTTTACCCTTCAGGAAAAAAAAGAATGGTGATTCGTTCAACAGAAGATGCAACGGAATACTCAGAAGATGGTAGAGAATTGGGCAAAGGACCAGTAGAACCTCAAGGAAGAAAAATGGGATGTTGGACAATCGGTGGTAAAACAGAATACTACATGATCGATAAACCAATGCCAAAAATGACTGCTTCCCAATGCAAATAG
- a CDS encoding NAD(P)/FAD-dependent oxidoreductase — protein MVSQNKKKVVIIGAGFGGLQVIKTLANDKNFEVLVIDKKNHHLFQPLLYQVATAVLSPADIAIPTRSITTKYKNVKILFGEVTDINFKNKEVKFQNYTESYDYLVMATGAKTSYFGNPQWQNKTLGLKNLKDALAIRRQILLSFEQAELIADYETSKSLMHYVIIGGGPTGVELAGSIAELSHNIIRKDFRNIDSGMTKVTLIEAGPKLLNAFSESSSQFTKKKLESRGVEVLTNSPVLDITDSGVVLKDRTIESKTIIWAAGVEGSDLAKKTSINKDKANRILVDEYCRSIDHNDVFVIGDAANFSKGLNRPLPGVSPVAMQQGRYVAKLIQSIDKGKKTIPFQYFDKGNMATIGRTDAVAEFGALRLKGIIGWFGWLFVHLVYQVGFKNKMSTLISWVWSYLTFRAGSRLIQEEVNDLSVRS, from the coding sequence ATTGTGTCTCAAAACAAAAAGAAAGTTGTGATCATAGGCGCAGGCTTCGGTGGACTACAAGTCATAAAAACACTCGCAAACGACAAAAACTTTGAAGTATTGGTTATCGACAAAAAAAACCATCATCTGTTTCAACCATTACTTTACCAAGTTGCAACTGCAGTTTTATCACCAGCTGATATCGCAATCCCAACAAGATCAATCACTACCAAATACAAAAACGTTAAAATTCTTTTTGGTGAAGTAACAGATATCAACTTCAAAAACAAAGAAGTAAAATTTCAGAATTATACAGAATCTTATGATTACCTAGTTATGGCAACCGGAGCTAAAACCAGTTATTTTGGAAACCCGCAATGGCAAAACAAAACATTGGGTTTAAAAAATCTTAAGGATGCCTTGGCAATCAGACGACAAATTTTATTATCCTTCGAACAAGCGGAGTTAATCGCTGATTACGAAACATCAAAAAGTTTGATGCACTATGTAATTATTGGTGGGGGCCCAACTGGAGTTGAATTAGCAGGCTCAATTGCAGAATTATCACATAATATCATTCGGAAAGATTTCCGAAATATCGATTCAGGAATGACGAAAGTTACTTTAATTGAAGCAGGACCAAAACTATTAAATGCATTTAGCGAATCTTCAAGTCAATTCACTAAAAAAAAGTTAGAGAGTAGGGGAGTTGAAGTTTTGACAAATTCTCCAGTTTTAGACATAACCGATTCAGGTGTTGTTTTAAAAGATAGGACCATTGAATCCAAAACAATCATTTGGGCAGCAGGTGTCGAAGGATCCGATTTGGCCAAAAAAACATCGATTAACAAAGACAAGGCGAACAGAATCCTTGTAGATGAATACTGTCGATCTATAGACCATAACGACGTTTTTGTCATAGGTGATGCCGCAAATTTTAGCAAAGGTTTGAATAGGCCTTTACCAGGTGTCTCACCAGTTGCCATGCAACAAGGAAGGTATGTTGCAAAACTCATCCAATCAATTGATAAAGGTAAAAAAACAATTCCTTTTCAGTATTTTGATAAAGGGAATATGGCAACGATTGGGAGAACAGATGCAGTAGCGGAATTTGGAGCCCTTCGATTAAAAGGTATCATTGGTTGGTTCGGCTGGTTATTTGTTCACTTGGTTTACCAAGTTGGATTTAAAAATAAAATGAGCACACTCATTAGCTGGGTCTGGAGTTATTTGACTTTTAGAGCCGGATCAAGACTGATTCAAGAGGAAGTCAATGATCTATCAGTTAGATCTTAA
- a CDS encoding low molecular weight protein-tyrosine-phosphatase: MKNKIKVLFICLGNICRSPAAQGAFESLVQKEDKINFFEIDSCGTSGYHDGELPDPRTRKVAQKRGIHLTHRSRKLKLNDLDYFDYLLVMDDNNFREVISLISDEPTRKKVMKFGSFRTDNGVSIVPDPYYGNERDFESVQDLVENCSVGFLKFLGV, from the coding sequence ATGAAAAATAAAATCAAAGTATTGTTTATATGTTTGGGTAATATTTGTAGATCTCCAGCAGCACAGGGAGCATTTGAAAGTTTAGTTCAAAAAGAAGACAAAATAAATTTTTTCGAAATTGATTCATGTGGAACTTCTGGTTATCATGATGGAGAATTACCAGATCCTAGAACAAGAAAAGTAGCACAAAAACGTGGAATTCACCTGACTCACCGCTCACGAAAATTGAAGTTAAACGATTTGGACTATTTTGATTATTTACTTGTTATGGATGATAACAACTTTCGCGAAGTTATCAGTCTAATAAGTGACGAACCAACGCGAAAAAAAGTAATGAAATTCGGAAGTTTCCGAACAGATAACGGAGTTAGTATTGTTCCAGATCCGTATTACGGAAACGAACGTGATTTTGAATCAGTTCAAGATTTAGTAGAAAACTGTTCCGTTGGTTTTTTAAAATTCCTAGGAGTATAA
- the batB gene encoding VWA domain-containing protein BatB, which yields METNTVIYLGTLTILIGLIVSSFKLFINFKAIQFSKNKLDFVTRLSTSNQLLLILRTISFLVAMCFAIVSLYKIKSIDIESTKEFQSTDILFVVDVSLSMNAIDIRPNRLKRFQDLSLRLLPDLKGNRVGIIVFAGQSFSFCPMTSDLSAVSDYIQSLSVEMVGSKGTNLAVALERAEKIRKKSQNIQSNITVIVTDGEDHEKQSLPNLNGEVMVWGLGTEEGGPIEFRDPGTGKGGFVTYDSNLVDSPYGDNVIVSKLDADFLESIAEKYNGDFFNVSFYADGSYHLVEKIKSMKKNKIQRLEKFKNEAGAHPYLLFSFLFMVIERILSIGIQKKLPFKALLAIFFLFSFQIRLEAWELDPGGNAIERGNKAYHQENYKQSQKEFSDAKEYIQDDPRLMYNESANEYQMGNYKGSKELAEKILTHPKSDADLKSKANLTLGNIYTKLGQKENALKSYVESLKYNPKQLAAKKNIEHLTKKQNQNQSNGQGNGEHQNPNPSQPKNEKEEKQNSNPNQSEIDRILEPFSQDSILKNKRGGSSDNEKFW from the coding sequence ATGGAAACAAATACGGTTATTTACCTCGGAACATTGACAATTTTAATTGGTTTAATCGTATCTTCCTTCAAACTTTTTATCAATTTCAAAGCCATTCAATTCAGTAAAAACAAACTTGACTTTGTAACCAGATTATCAACTTCCAATCAGTTACTTTTAATACTACGTACAATTTCCTTCTTAGTTGCCATGTGTTTTGCCATTGTATCACTATATAAAATAAAATCTATAGACATCGAATCCACAAAAGAATTCCAATCAACAGATATCTTATTTGTCGTAGATGTAAGTTTATCGATGAATGCAATTGACATCAGACCAAATCGACTGAAACGATTTCAAGATTTATCGTTACGATTACTACCTGATTTAAAAGGGAATCGAGTTGGAATCATCGTTTTTGCAGGGCAATCATTTTCTTTTTGTCCAATGACATCCGACCTTTCTGCAGTTTCCGATTATATACAGTCATTAAGTGTTGAAATGGTAGGCTCAAAAGGTACAAATCTTGCCGTTGCTCTTGAACGAGCAGAAAAAATACGTAAAAAATCCCAGAATATACAATCTAATATCACTGTAATCGTAACCGATGGGGAAGACCATGAAAAACAATCGTTACCAAATTTAAATGGGGAAGTAATGGTTTGGGGATTGGGAACCGAAGAAGGAGGGCCAATCGAATTCCGAGACCCTGGAACCGGGAAAGGTGGCTTTGTTACTTACGATTCTAATTTGGTAGATTCACCTTACGGCGACAATGTGATTGTATCTAAACTGGATGCAGATTTTCTAGAGTCCATCGCTGAAAAATACAATGGCGATTTTTTTAATGTTTCATTTTATGCTGATGGTTCTTATCATCTTGTTGAAAAAATAAAATCCATGAAAAAAAACAAAATACAAAGATTAGAAAAATTCAAAAATGAGGCTGGTGCACATCCATACCTTTTGTTTTCTTTTTTGTTTATGGTCATCGAAAGAATATTATCAATAGGAATACAAAAAAAACTACCTTTCAAAGCACTCCTCGCCATTTTCTTTCTATTCTCTTTCCAAATCCGATTAGAAGCTTGGGAACTCGACCCAGGTGGCAATGCAATCGAGAGGGGGAACAAAGCCTATCACCAAGAAAATTACAAACAAAGCCAAAAAGAATTTTCAGATGCAAAGGAGTACATACAAGACGATCCAAGGTTAATGTACAACGAATCTGCAAATGAATACCAAATGGGGAATTACAAAGGATCAAAAGAACTTGCAGAGAAAATATTGACCCACCCAAAATCAGATGCAGATTTAAAATCGAAAGCAAATCTAACTTTGGGGAATATTTACACAAAATTAGGTCAAAAAGAGAATGCACTCAAATCCTATGTAGAAAGTTTAAAATACAATCCCAAACAATTGGCTGCTAAAAAAAACATTGAGCATCTAACAAAAAAACAAAACCAGAACCAATCCAATGGGCAAGGAAATGGCGAACACCAAAATCCAAACCCTTCTCAACCTAAGAATGAAAAAGAAGAAAAACAAAATTCCAATCCAAACCAATCAGAAATAGATCGAATTCTCGAACCATTTTCGCAAGATTCCATTCTAAAAAATAAAAGGGGAGGCTCCTCCGATAATGAGAAATTCTGGTAA
- a CDS encoding LB_053 family protein: MHKFILLYFGFTVVIFASPKESISLEKIYVGDITEYTIEWKDDDITDISLPEGKFYEDHSLPTFEIQSVTKEKNKITASVIFFSAGDFFLPTTWKENGVDFNSKLKINVLSNLTGTETEIEDIEPPIIFSGPYFLRLIGLILFTCINLYLIYALYLYWKSKPKIVDAAWEKSPKLLESTKRLQYLEQYIQSEKITEKELTFRISEYLKEVFSEKFQENLLGNTDSEFLAILHDKTHIPDRAIRDLRLYFRNLKYSENSQIISKEDAEKIWDQIKKDFIT; encoded by the coding sequence GTGCATAAGTTCATTTTATTGTATTTTGGATTTACTGTTGTTATCTTCGCTTCACCCAAGGAATCAATTTCATTGGAAAAAATTTATGTGGGTGACATAACAGAATATACGATTGAATGGAAGGACGATGATATAACTGATATTAGCTTGCCTGAAGGAAAATTTTACGAAGATCACTCATTACCAACTTTTGAAATCCAATCGGTGACAAAAGAAAAAAACAAAATCACTGCTTCGGTTATTTTTTTCAGTGCAGGAGATTTCTTCTTACCAACAACATGGAAAGAGAATGGAGTCGATTTTAATTCAAAGTTAAAAATTAATGTCCTCTCTAATTTGACTGGAACAGAAACTGAAATTGAAGACATTGAACCTCCGATCATTTTTTCAGGACCCTATTTTCTTCGGCTTATAGGACTCATCCTATTTACTTGTATCAATTTATATCTCATCTATGCATTGTATTTGTATTGGAAATCAAAACCTAAGATTGTAGACGCGGCATGGGAAAAGAGTCCAAAATTATTAGAATCAACAAAACGTCTCCAATATTTAGAGCAATACATTCAATCAGAAAAAATTACTGAAAAGGAACTTACATTTCGGATAAGCGAATACCTAAAAGAAGTATTTTCCGAAAAATTTCAAGAAAATCTATTAGGTAATACAGACTCCGAATTTTTAGCCATTTTACATGATAAAACCCATATTCCTGATAGAGCCATTCGGGATTTACGTCTCTATTTCAGAAATTTAAAATACAGTGAGAACTCTCAAATTATCTCTAAAGAAGATGCAGAGAAAATCTGGGACCAAATCAAAAAGGATTTTATAACCTAA